One Pecten maximus chromosome 7, xPecMax1.1, whole genome shotgun sequence genomic window carries:
- the LOC117331123 gene encoding titin homolog, with the protein MKIGLERGGNAASLKKRGGNASLERGGNASLERGGNASLKRGGNASLERGGNASLERGGNASLKRGGNASLERRGNASLKRGGNASLKRGGNASLERGGNASLERGGNASLERGGNASLERGGNASLKRGGNASLKRGGNASLERGGNASLKRGGNASLERGGNASLERGGNASLKRGGNASLERRGNASLERGGNASLERGGNASLERGGNASLERGGNASLKRGGNASLKRGGNASLKRGGNASLERERNASLKGGESVSKKGVQRP; encoded by the coding sequence ATGAAGATTGGTCTGGAAAGAGGGGGGAATGCTGCTAGTCTAAAAAAAAGGGGAGGAAATGCTAGTCTAGAAAGAGGAGGAAATGCTAGTCTAGAAAGAGGTGGAAATGCTAGTCTAAAAAGAGGAGGAAATGCTAGTCTAGAAAGAGGAGGAAATGCTAGTCTAGAAAGAGGAGGAAATGCTAGTCTAAAAAGAGGAGGAAATGCTAGTCTAGAAAGAAGAGGAAATGCTAGTCTAAAAAGAGGAGGAAATGCTAGTCTAAAAAGAGGAGGAAATGCTAGTCTAGAAAGAGGAGGAAATGCTAGTCTAGAAAGAGGAGGAAATGCTAGTCTAGAAAGAGGAGGAAATGCTAGTCTAGAAAGAGGAGGAAATGCTAGTCTAAAAAGAGGTGGAAATGCTAGTCTAAAAAGAGGAGGAAATGCTAGTCTAGAAAGAGGAGGAAATGCTAGTCTAAAAAGAGGAGGAAATGCTAGTCTAGAAAGAGGAGGAAATGCTAGTCTAGAAAGAGGAGGAAATGCTAGTCTAAAAAGAGGAGGAAATGCTAGTCTAGAAAGAAGAGGAAATGCTAGTCTAGAAAGAGGAGGAAATGCTAGTCTAGAAAGAGGAGGAAATGCTAGTCTAGAAAGAGGAGGAAATGCTAGTCTAGAAAGAGGAGGAAATGCTAGTCTAAAAAGAGGAGGCAATGCTAGTCTAAAAAGAGGAGGAAATGCTAGTCTAAAAAGAGGAGGAAATGCTAGTCTAGAAAGAGAACGCAATGCTAGTCTAAAAGGTGGAGAATCAGTAAGTAAGAAGGGTGTTCAGAGACCTTAA